The Cohnella abietis genome has a segment encoding these proteins:
- a CDS encoding DNA adenine methylase has product MTSRILHYPGSKWSMAEWIINYFVPHVTYLEVCFGSGAVLFTKERSQLETVNDINGGIVNLFKVIRDRPDELAHAIRFTPHSREEYYDSYEESSDDLERARRLVVKLWQGRGGKTSHRTGWRSMIERNGPLPGKEWVRFPEKIAEAAERLIGVQIECQPAAKLIERYKRSDVLIYADPPYLLSTRTTSSYECEMSNGDHEELLELLDAHPGPVLLSGYTHPMYDSRLKHWNRETKVAKAENGATRTEVLWINPIAAEHTGRQLTLW; this is encoded by the coding sequence ATGACATCCCGCATACTACACTACCCCGGCAGTAAGTGGTCAATGGCTGAGTGGATTATTAATTACTTTGTCCCACACGTCACGTACTTGGAAGTCTGCTTCGGCAGTGGCGCGGTACTCTTCACGAAAGAGCGCAGCCAGCTCGAGACGGTAAATGACATAAACGGGGGAATCGTTAATCTATTCAAGGTCATCCGAGATAGACCGGACGAGCTGGCACACGCAATCAGATTTACGCCACATAGCAGAGAAGAATATTACGATTCTTACGAAGAGTCCTCTGATGATCTAGAACGAGCTCGCCGCTTAGTCGTAAAGCTGTGGCAAGGCAGGGGGGGTAAAACGTCACACCGAACCGGATGGCGCAGCATGATAGAGCGCAATGGACCTCTGCCCGGTAAAGAATGGGTTCGATTCCCTGAAAAAATTGCCGAAGCCGCAGAACGACTTATAGGTGTTCAAATTGAATGCCAACCTGCAGCAAAATTGATAGAACGTTATAAGAGGTCGGACGTGCTCATTTATGCAGATCCGCCTTACCTACTTTCAACCAGGACAACGAGTAGTTATGAGTGCGAAATGTCGAACGGAGATCATGAGGAATTGCTCGAACTGCTGGATGCTCATCCGGGCCCAGTGCTGCTGTCTGGATATACACACCCGATGTATGATAGCCGCTTGAAGCATTGGAACCGAGAAACAAAGGTGGCCAAAGCCGAAAACGGAGCAACGAGAACCGAAGTCCTTTGGATCAACCCAATAGCAGCAGAACATACCGGGAGGCAATTAACTCTGTGGTAA
- a CDS encoding DNA-entry nuclease, with product MRETKQRRKVLDENDRMDGITFDKLGRMNYHPDFHTNHKSRMSLDEIIYMCKYYEIDGPRTISFAIGRTEHTVMSKVYLLRKAGNFEKYKFMTDDEWLELIS from the coding sequence TTGCGAGAGACGAAGCAACGCAGAAAAGTTCTTGATGAAAACGATCGGATGGACGGAATTACGTTCGACAAGCTCGGACGCATGAACTATCATCCTGATTTTCATACGAATCATAAGTCTCGAATGTCGCTAGATGAAATTATCTACATGTGCAAGTATTACGAAATCGATGGCCCCAGAACAATATCGTTTGCAATCGGGCGCACTGAACATACCGTTATGAGCAAGGTATATCTCCTTCGTAAAGCAGGAAATTTCGAAAAATACAAATTTATGACCGACGATGAGTGGTTGGAGCTGATATCATGA
- a CDS encoding ASCH domain-containing protein yields MKGLIIKPNWADLILSGKKTWEIRGSNTKIRGTIALIKSGTGMIFGTAVLTKSFHVTQTALDQGFRNHRIPETVEITYEKPHVWELTAVKRFEEPIPYTHPKGAVIWVNLPDELF; encoded by the coding sequence ATGAAAGGACTCATCATAAAACCGAATTGGGCTGACTTGATTCTCTCGGGAAAAAAGACCTGGGAAATACGCGGGAGTAACACAAAGATTCGAGGCACTATAGCGTTAATCAAAAGTGGTACAGGTATGATTTTCGGCACAGCAGTTCTGACGAAGAGTTTCCACGTTACTCAGACGGCACTTGATCAAGGATTCCGAAATCACCGTATACCTGAAACAGTAGAAATAACCTACGAGAAACCGCATGTGTGGGAGTTGACTGCAGTAAAGAGATTTGAAGAACCCATACCATACACCCACCCAAAAGGCGCAGTCATATGGGTTAACCTGCCGGATGAATTATTTTAA